One Brassica napus cultivar Da-Ae chromosome C4, Da-Ae, whole genome shotgun sequence genomic region harbors:
- the LOC111213772 gene encoding uncharacterized protein LOC111213772 translates to MGVDVDVGPTTEHIKAAFGRCEEWSREDHMRIGYLAIFTGFIEERKYSTATQASLSRLVIDLERFENYPWGRVAFKVLLESVKGVNLDSNSYTVDGFVQVLQTSVINFVHKDYAEMFPRWDFDVEDPAAENIIKVMFNAKANWKWTMDCWEVTSTNPRVKKEVSAVETDSGVKKESARPRKKARKEASVEASKVSSVGFSKSDASTSVGGMTKEQIEKSFKDIADVMRDGFGMCLKEIKLLGDRMEVVEKKVGITKKGTASNELQITTSNPEKRGHEPESESVNGAKAGQNDPQEPSSSKDLSLVIANELEEKPPEQSGEPSLLVLDKEVPTDSDLQKGETRRQIKRNAAMVHVCGKSERARKLAAPQQTPFKGNNTAKVIIPNKRVGQGYDPFAPFDKKMSKVLTDWVKLDP, encoded by the exons ATGGGTGTTGATGTCGATGTTGGGCCAACTACTGAGCATATAAAAGCAGCATTTGGGAGATGCGAGGAGTGGTCTCGGGAGGATCACATGCGGATCGGTtaccttgccatcttcactggattcattgaagagAGAAAGTACTCAACCGCTACACAGGCTAGTCTTTCAAGGCTAGTGATTGATTTAGAAAGATTTGAGAATTATCCTTGGGGGAGAGTGGCGTTTAAGGTACTGTTGGAGTCTGTGAAGGGTGTAAATTTGGATTCAAATTCATACACTGTTGATGGGTTTGTTCAAGTTCTCCAG ACTAGCGTGATCAACTTCGTCCATAAGGACTATGCTGAGATGTTTCCACGATGGGACTTTGATGTGGAAGACCCGGCCGCGGAGAACATTATTAAAGTCATGTTTAATGCGAAAGCTAattggaagtggaccatggattgctgggaagtcaccaGTACTAACCCGAGAGTGAAGAAGGAAGTGAGTGCAGTGGAGACAGATAGTGGTGTGAAGAAAGAAAGtgcaagacctcggaagaaagctcgtaaagaggcttcTGTTGAGGCTAGTAAAGTGTCTTCTGTAGGGTTTTCAAAGTCAGATGCTTCTACGTCTGTTGGTGGGATGACCAAGGAGCAGATTGAAAAAAGCTTCAAGGACATAGCTGATGTCATGAGGGATGGGTTTGGGATGTGCCtgaaggagatcaagttgctgGGGGATAGGATGGAagttgtggagaagaaggtgggaATCACCAAAAAAGGGACTGCATCTAATGAACTTCAAATCACAACTTCAAATCCGGAAAAGCGTGGGCACGAACCCGAG agtgaaagtgtgAATGGGGCGAAAGCAGGACAGAATGACCCCCAGGAACCGAGTTCCTCGAAAGACCTGAGTCTTGTGATAGCAAATGAGCTCGAGGAGAAACCTCCAGAACAGAGTGGTGAACCTAGCCTTCTTGTATTGGACAAAGAAGTACCCACTGATTCAGATTTACAGAAGGGGGAAACTAGAAGGCAGATAAAGAGGAATGCTGCTATGGTACATGTCTGTGGAAAGAGTGAGCGAGCAAGGAAACTTGCTGCCCCACAGCAAACTCCTTTTAAGGGAAACAACACTGCCAAagtgatcattccaaacaaaagGGTTGGCCAAGGCTATGATCCTTTTGCACCCTTTGACAAGAAGATGTCGAAGGTGCTCACTGACTGGGTGAAACTTGATCCGTAA